A portion of the Treponema rectale genome contains these proteins:
- the fusA gene encoding elongation factor G, which translates to MAFDITKVRNIGISAHIDSGKTTTSERILFYCNKIHQIHEVRGKDGVGAVMDNMDLERERGITIQSAATQVQWKDITINLIDTPGHVDFTVEVERSLRVLDGAIMILCAVAGVQSQSITVDRQLKRYHVPRVAFVNKCDRQGANPIRVCGQLREKLGLNSHMMELPIGLEDKLEGVVDLVSMKAVYFDGPNGEELRYAEIPAHLADDAKKYREELLDAASNFDDELMELILENGYDNIPEDKLIAAIRKGTLAEQFVGVFLGSAHVNKGIQPLLDAVERYLPNPTEVHNYGLDRDNNEAEVELFNVENKPCVALAFKLDDGQFGQLTYVRIYQGKICKGDELFNVRAQKKFKVGRIVRMNSASMEDINEGMPGDIIALFGIDCASGDTFCGGGLNIAMTSMYVPNPVISQAITPKNKQDAANMAKALNRFTKEDPTFQTYVDPESNQTIIKGMGELHLEVYVERMKREYKCEVEVSQPEVAYRESITARADFNYTHKKQTGGSGQYGRVAGFMEPIADKDYEFVDSIKGGAIPNEYIPSCDKGFRRAMEKGSLIGAPVVGVRCTINDGQYHPVDSSDIAFQTAAIGAFREGYAKAKPAILEPIMKVQIAGPTEFQGNMFGLINQRRGVIIDSTDENGTSTVNAEVPLSEMFGFSTILRSSTQGKAEFTMEFEKYAKVPNNVSETLIKQYQEKRKAEQK; encoded by the coding sequence ATGGCTTTTGATATTACTAAAGTACGTAATATCGGTATCAGTGCCCACATTGACTCTGGTAAGACAACAACTTCAGAACGTATTTTGTTCTACTGTAACAAGATTCACCAGATTCACGAAGTACGTGGTAAGGACGGTGTCGGTGCTGTAATGGATAACATGGACCTGGAACGTGAACGCGGTATCACAATTCAGTCAGCTGCTACACAGGTTCAGTGGAAGGACATCACAATCAACCTTATCGACACTCCAGGTCACGTAGACTTCACAGTAGAAGTTGAACGCTCACTCCGCGTTCTTGACGGTGCTATTATGATTCTTTGTGCCGTTGCAGGTGTTCAGTCTCAGTCTATCACTGTAGACCGCCAGCTTAAGCGTTATCATGTACCACGCGTTGCATTCGTCAACAAATGTGACCGCCAGGGTGCTAATCCTATCCGTGTTTGCGGACAGCTCCGTGAAAAACTCGGTCTTAACTCACACATGATGGAACTTCCTATCGGTCTTGAAGATAAACTTGAAGGTGTAGTTGACCTTGTTTCAATGAAAGCAGTTTACTTCGACGGTCCAAACGGAGAAGAACTCCGCTATGCAGAAATCCCTGCACACCTTGCAGATGATGCTAAAAAATACCGTGAAGAACTTCTTGATGCAGCTTCTAACTTTGATGATGAACTTATGGAACTTATCCTTGAGAACGGATATGACAACATTCCTGAAGACAAGCTCATCGCTGCTATCCGTAAGGGAACTCTTGCTGAACAGTTTGTAGGTGTATTCCTCGGTTCAGCTCACGTAAACAAAGGTATCCAGCCGCTTCTCGATGCAGTAGAGCGCTACCTTCCAAATCCAACTGAAGTTCACAACTACGGTCTTGACCGTGATAACAACGAAGCTGAAGTTGAGCTCTTCAACGTTGAAAACAAACCATGTGTTGCTCTTGCATTCAAACTCGATGACGGTCAGTTCGGACAGCTCACATATGTCCGCATCTATCAGGGTAAAATCTGTAAGGGTGATGAACTCTTCAACGTACGTGCACAGAAAAAGTTCAAGGTTGGTCGTATTGTCCGCATGAACTCTGCTTCAATGGAAGATATTAACGAAGGTATGCCTGGTGACATCATCGCCCTCTTCGGTATTGACTGTGCTTCAGGTGATACATTCTGTGGCGGCGGACTTAACATTGCCATGACTTCTATGTACGTTCCAAACCCTGTTATTTCTCAGGCTATTACTCCTAAGAACAAGCAGGATGCTGCTAACATGGCTAAAGCTCTTAACCGCTTTACAAAAGAAGACCCTACATTCCAGACCTACGTTGATCCTGAATCAAATCAGACAATCATCAAGGGTATGGGTGAACTTCACCTTGAAGTATACGTTGAACGCATGAAGCGTGAATACAAATGTGAAGTAGAAGTTTCTCAGCCAGAAGTAGCTTACCGCGAGTCAATTACAGCTCGTGCAGACTTCAACTACACACACAAAAAGCAGACTGGTGGTTCAGGACAGTACGGTCGTGTTGCCGGATTTATGGAACCAATCGCTGATAAAGATTACGAATTCGTTGACTCAATCAAGGGTGGTGCTATTCCTAACGAATACATTCCTTCTTGTGACAAGGGATTCAGGAGAGCTATGGAAAAGGGTTCACTTATCGGTGCTCCTGTAGTAGGTGTTCGCTGCACTATCAACGATGGTCAGTATCACCCTGTAGACTCTTCAGATATCGCTTTCCAGACTGCAGCTATCGGTGCATTCCGTGAAGGTTATGCAAAAGCTAAGCCGGCAATTCTTGAACCAATCATGAAAGTTCAGATTGCAGGTCCTACAGAATTCCAGGGTAACATGTTTGGTCTTATCAACCAGCGCCGTGGTGTTATCATTGATTCAACTGATGAAAACGGAACATCTACAGTTAACGCTGAAGTACCGCTTTCAGAAATGTTCGGATTCTCTACAATTCTCCGCTCTTCAACACAGGGTAAGGCAGAATTCACAATGGAATTCGAAAAATATGCAAAAGTTCCTAATAATGTTTCTGAAACACTCATCAAACAGTATCAGGAAAAGAGAAAGGCTGAACAGAAATAA